One genomic window of Halococcus sediminicola includes the following:
- a CDS encoding segregation/condensation protein A: MTEAAGGAVEGEDEEVEPVELLVRLAEEGEIEPWDIDVVEVTDAFLERLDAADLRTSGRALFYASVLLRMKSEALLEPAEEPEPEIKPWEGGYEQPPEEFGPDPVAALEDEMDRRLDRKGARGTPETLDELVRELREAERDSWWKESRTYDTSGSPKGFQRGTQTLDYRSGDDVRVDDEPTEADVTGTAHGEDIETTIADVQRVLRKQYDAGREEVLYAEIDTAGGSRVETFLAILFLSHRGHVRLQQDELFDDLWVQNPSADSGSTEAIAD, from the coding sequence ATGACTGAGGCGGCGGGCGGCGCTGTGGAGGGTGAAGACGAAGAGGTCGAGCCGGTCGAATTACTCGTGAGGCTCGCCGAGGAGGGCGAGATCGAGCCGTGGGACATCGACGTCGTCGAGGTCACGGATGCCTTCCTCGAACGCCTTGACGCCGCCGATCTCCGCACCTCGGGCCGGGCGCTCTTCTATGCGAGCGTGCTCCTCAGGATGAAGAGCGAAGCGCTGCTCGAACCCGCGGAGGAGCCCGAACCCGAAATCAAACCGTGGGAAGGGGGTTACGAACAACCGCCCGAGGAGTTCGGGCCGGATCCGGTGGCCGCGCTCGAAGACGAGATGGATCGCCGGCTCGATCGGAAGGGCGCGCGCGGCACGCCGGAGACGTTGGACGAACTCGTGCGCGAACTCCGTGAGGCCGAGCGCGACTCGTGGTGGAAGGAATCCAGAACCTACGACACCAGCGGCTCACCGAAGGGATTCCAGCGCGGCACCCAGACCCTCGACTACCGCTCGGGCGACGACGTCCGGGTGGACGACGAACCCACCGAGGCCGACGTGACGGGGACTGCGCACGGCGAGGACATCGAAACGACCATCGCCGACGTCCAGCGCGTGCTCCGCAAGCAGTACGACGCCGGGCGCGAGGAAGTGCTCTACGCCGAGATCGACACGGCGGGCGGGTCGCGCGTCGAGACGTTTCTCGCCATCCTCTTCCTCTCACACCGGGGCCACGTCCGCCTCCAGCAGGACGAACTGTTCGATGACCTCTGGGTGCAGAACCCGAGCGCCGACTCCGGCTCGACCGAGGCGATCGCGGACTGA
- a CDS encoding type 1 glutamine amidotransferase domain-containing protein gives MSDALDGKTVGIVLAPRGSEEAEFTEPRDAVAEAGASVEVIGTETGEVQTVNDDLEPAESYEVEKSFSEVSVEDYDGLVIPGGTVGADTLRGNDDAVEFIHDFFATEKPLCVICHGPWTLVEADVVDGRKVTSYHSLETDVRNAGGEWVDEEVVVDEGLVTSRNPDDLDAFCDKVVEEIEEGPHDDRETDDV, from the coding sequence ATGAGCGACGCACTCGACGGCAAGACGGTCGGTATCGTCCTCGCACCGCGCGGCAGCGAGGAAGCCGAGTTCACCGAACCACGCGACGCCGTGGCCGAGGCCGGGGCCAGCGTCGAGGTCATCGGCACCGAGACCGGCGAGGTCCAGACGGTGAACGACGACCTCGAACCGGCCGAAAGCTACGAGGTCGAGAAGTCGTTTTCGGAGGTCTCCGTCGAGGACTACGATGGCTTGGTGATTCCTGGTGGGACCGTCGGCGCGGACACCCTCCGAGGGAACGACGATGCGGTCGAGTTCATCCACGATTTCTTCGCCACCGAGAAACCGCTCTGTGTCATCTGTCACGGCCCGTGGACACTGGTCGAGGCCGACGTCGTCGACGGCCGGAAAGTGACCTCCTACCACAGTCTCGAAACCGACGTCCGCAACGCGGGCGGCGAGTGGGTCGACGAGGAGGTCGTCGTCGACGAGGGACTGGTGACCAGTCGCAACCCCGACGACCTCGATGCGTTCTGTGACAAGGTCGTCGAGGAGATCGAGGAGGGTCCCCACGACGACCGCGAGACCGACGACGTCTGA
- the mtnP gene encoding S-methyl-5'-thioadenosine phosphorylase, which translates to MIGLIGGSGIYEALDLDGEDEKEVGTPFGTPSGPITVGEVDGREVAFLPRHGPNHEHSPTDVPYRANIYALKDLGVERILATNAVGSLREDLPPRTLVIPDRLFDRTRHREYTFFGDGMVVHMGFAEPYCPHMTDHLAVAAEETGEISGTAQAGAGVERGGTYVCIEGPQYSTRAESEFYRAQGWDVVGMTTVPEAKLAREAELCYATVAGVTDYDVWKEDSEVSLEEVLDNAAANEERINASIENAIESMPEERDCDCAHALEGTINTASETIPAETRERVALLAGEYLD; encoded by the coding sequence ATGATCGGTCTCATCGGCGGCAGTGGCATCTACGAGGCACTCGACCTCGACGGGGAGGACGAAAAGGAGGTCGGGACGCCCTTCGGCACGCCGAGCGGTCCCATCACGGTCGGCGAAGTCGACGGACGAGAAGTCGCCTTCCTCCCGCGACACGGCCCGAATCACGAGCACTCGCCGACCGACGTGCCCTACCGGGCGAACATCTACGCCCTGAAGGACCTCGGCGTCGAGCGCATCCTCGCGACCAACGCCGTGGGGAGCCTCCGCGAGGACCTCCCGCCGCGGACGCTCGTGATCCCCGACCGGCTGTTCGACCGGACGCGCCACCGCGAGTACACCTTTTTCGGCGACGGGATGGTCGTCCACATGGGCTTCGCCGAGCCGTACTGTCCGCACATGACCGACCACCTCGCCGTAGCAGCCGAGGAGACCGGCGAAATTTCCGGAACGGCGCAAGCGGGCGCGGGCGTCGAGCGGGGCGGAACCTACGTCTGCATCGAGGGCCCTCAGTACTCCACCCGAGCCGAAAGCGAGTTCTACCGCGCACAGGGCTGGGACGTCGTCGGGATGACCACCGTCCCGGAGGCGAAGCTCGCCCGTGAGGCCGAACTGTGTTATGCGACCGTCGCCGGCGTCACCGACTACGACGTCTGGAAGGAAGACAGCGAGGTGAGTCTGGAGGAAGTGCTCGACAACGCCGCCGCGAACGAGGAACGCATCAACGCGAGCATCGAAAACGCCATCGAGTCGATGCCCGAAGAGCGCGACTGTGACTGCGCACACGCACTCGAAGGGACCATCAACACCGCGAGTGAGACGATTCCCGCGGAGACCAGAGAGCGCGTCGCGCTGCTCGCGGGTGAGTATCTCGACTGA
- a CDS encoding phosphoribosyltransferase, which translates to MPEREDFTCTVTNWEYIYGRCRAVADQVRTTDFEPEVVVALARGGWFAGRCLCDFLGLDDLTSLKMEHYVGTAAKSGEPEIRYPMPEGSVAGKDVLIIDDIADTGGSIERAHEYVTDRDPSDVRTATVQLLGTSEFEPDYVGEHLDSWTWVVYPWNFIEDMTDLVSGVLEPDTSVDIDEIRHRLAEHHGIDRIEMEIAQPNRMTEVLAEMERRGIVAREGEEWRLLETGDER; encoded by the coding sequence ATGCCAGAGCGCGAGGACTTCACCTGCACCGTCACCAACTGGGAGTACATCTACGGCCGCTGCCGGGCGGTCGCCGATCAGGTCAGGACTACTGATTTCGAACCCGAGGTCGTCGTCGCGCTCGCGCGCGGCGGCTGGTTCGCCGGGCGCTGTCTCTGTGACTTTCTGGGACTCGACGACCTCACCAGCCTGAAGATGGAACACTACGTGGGAACCGCTGCCAAAAGCGGCGAGCCCGAGATCCGTTATCCGATGCCCGAGGGGTCGGTCGCGGGCAAGGACGTTCTCATCATCGACGACATCGCCGATACTGGAGGATCCATCGAGCGCGCCCACGAGTACGTGACCGACCGCGACCCGAGCGACGTCCGCACCGCGACCGTCCAGTTGTTGGGCACCAGCGAGTTCGAACCCGATTATGTGGGAGAACACCTCGACAGCTGGACGTGGGTGGTCTACCCGTGGAACTTCATCGAGGACATGACCGACCTCGTGAGCGGCGTCCTGGAACCCGATACAAGCGTGGATATCGACGAGATCCGCCACCGGCTCGCCGAACACCACGGCATCGACCGCATCGAGATGGAGATCGCCCAACCCAACAGAATGACCGAGGTGCTCGCCGAAATGGAGCGCCGCGGTATCGTCGCGCGCGAGGGCGAGGAGTGGCGGCTGCTGGAAACGGGAGACGAGCGATGA
- the ppsA gene encoding pyruvate, water dikinase: MAVLWLDEVGKDDIDAVGGKGASLGELAGAGLPVPPAFVVTAGTYRSFIEETGIDEALFEAVDVDADDSSALAAAEAEAEDLILGTEMPTELREEILETYGNLDDGEAFVAVRSSATAEDLPDASFAGQQETFLNITGENLVQRVKECWASLFTQRAIYYREQQGFAHRDVDIAVVVQRMVDAEKSGVMFTSHPSTGAPELIVEAAWGLGEAVVAGEVSPDNYVVDREDRDLDSVTVADKKTMCVKDPETGETTMVDVPSEKREAQVLDEDELGSLVDIGEQVESHYGEPQDVEWAIIDGEVYMLQSRPITTIADDESAEASVANGGDASGSSDDVLLTGLGASPGIASGAVAVVDQLDQLDKVGEGDIIVTEMTTPDMVPAMKRASGIVTDEGGMTSHAAIVSRELGVPAVVGSQSATSTLSDGRRITIDGDKGTIREGEVGDGERDAVEEVRPQSPVKPMTATEVKVNVSIPEAAERAAATGADGVGLLRMEHMILSTNKTPEKYIDDHGEEAYIEEIVEGIRGVAEEFYPRPVRVRTLDAPTDEFRQLEGGESEPDEHNPMLGYRGIRRSLDRPDVFVHELEAFRQLYGMGYDNVEVMFPLVNDVEDVIQARNLMEEAGIDPDKRSWGVMIETPASALCIEAMADAGIDFASFGTNDLTQYTLAVDRNNGQVADRFDELHPAILELIGQTIQTCRENDVATSICGQAGSKPQMVQFLVNEGVSSISANIDAVRDVQHEVKRVEQKLVLDTVR; this comes from the coding sequence ATGGCTGTACTCTGGCTGGACGAGGTCGGCAAGGACGACATCGACGCCGTCGGCGGCAAGGGGGCGTCGCTGGGCGAACTCGCCGGTGCTGGCCTGCCAGTCCCGCCGGCGTTCGTCGTCACCGCCGGTACCTACCGCTCGTTCATCGAGGAGACCGGCATCGACGAGGCGCTGTTCGAGGCCGTCGACGTCGATGCCGACGATTCGAGCGCGCTCGCCGCCGCCGAGGCCGAGGCCGAAGACCTCATTCTGGGGACGGAGATGCCCACAGAACTGCGCGAGGAGATCCTCGAAACCTACGGAAACCTCGACGACGGCGAGGCGTTCGTCGCGGTGCGCTCGTCGGCGACCGCCGAAGACCTGCCCGACGCCTCCTTTGCGGGCCAACAGGAGACCTTTCTGAATATCACAGGAGAGAACCTCGTCCAGCGCGTCAAGGAGTGCTGGGCCTCGCTGTTCACCCAGCGAGCGATCTACTACCGCGAACAGCAGGGCTTCGCCCACCGGGACGTCGATATCGCGGTCGTCGTCCAGCGGATGGTCGACGCCGAGAAATCGGGCGTGATGTTCACCTCCCATCCCTCGACTGGCGCGCCCGAACTCATCGTCGAGGCCGCGTGGGGACTCGGCGAGGCCGTCGTCGCGGGCGAGGTCTCGCCCGACAACTACGTCGTCGACCGCGAAGACCGCGACCTCGATTCCGTTACCGTCGCCGACAAGAAGACGATGTGCGTCAAGGACCCCGAGACGGGCGAGACGACGATGGTCGACGTCCCGAGCGAGAAACGCGAGGCGCAGGTGCTCGACGAGGACGAACTCGGGAGTTTGGTCGACATCGGCGAGCAAGTCGAGAGCCACTACGGCGAGCCCCAGGACGTGGAATGGGCGATCATCGACGGCGAGGTCTACATGCTCCAGTCGCGACCCATCACGACCATCGCCGACGACGAGTCGGCGGAGGCGAGTGTCGCCAACGGCGGCGACGCATCCGGATCGAGCGACGACGTGCTGCTCACGGGCCTCGGCGCGAGTCCGGGCATCGCCAGCGGCGCGGTGGCCGTCGTCGACCAGTTGGATCAGTTGGACAAAGTCGGTGAGGGCGACATCATCGTGACCGAGATGACCACGCCCGACATGGTACCGGCGATGAAGCGCGCGAGCGGCATCGTCACTGACGAGGGTGGGATGACCTCCCACGCGGCCATCGTCTCCCGCGAACTCGGCGTCCCGGCCGTGGTCGGCTCCCAGAGCGCGACGAGCACGCTCTCCGACGGGCGGCGCATCACCATCGACGGCGATAAAGGGACGATCCGCGAGGGCGAGGTGGGCGACGGCGAGCGCGACGCCGTCGAGGAAGTCCGCCCGCAATCCCCGGTGAAGCCGATGACCGCGACCGAGGTGAAGGTCAACGTCTCGATTCCGGAGGCCGCAGAGCGGGCCGCCGCGACCGGCGCGGACGGCGTGGGTCTGCTCCGGATGGAGCACATGATCCTCTCGACGAACAAGACCCCTGAAAAATATATCGACGACCACGGCGAGGAGGCCTATATCGAGGAGATCGTCGAGGGGATTCGAGGGGTCGCCGAGGAGTTCTACCCCCGACCGGTGCGCGTGCGCACGCTCGACGCCCCCACCGACGAATTTCGCCAGTTGGAGGGTGGGGAGAGCGAACCCGACGAGCACAACCCCATGTTGGGCTATCGCGGCATCCGGCGCAGCCTCGACAGACCGGACGTCTTCGTCCACGAACTCGAAGCCTTCCGCCAGCTCTACGGGATGGGTTACGACAACGTCGAAGTCATGTTCCCGCTCGTCAACGACGTCGAGGACGTGATTCAGGCACGGAATCTCATGGAGGAGGCCGGTATTGACCCCGACAAGCGCTCGTGGGGCGTGATGATCGAGACGCCCGCCTCGGCGCTCTGTATCGAGGCGATGGCCGATGCGGGCATCGACTTCGCTTCGTTTGGGACGAACGACCTCACCCAGTACACCCTCGCCGTGGACAGAAACAACGGACAGGTCGCCGACCGCTTCGACGAACTCCATCCCGCAATCCTCGAACTCATCGGCCAGACGATCCAGACCTGCCGCGAGAACGACGTCGCGACCAGCATCTGCGGGCAGGCCGGCTCGAAACCACAGATGGTGCAGTTCCTCGTCAACGAGGGCGTCTCCTCGATCTCGGCGAACATCGACGCCGTCCGCGACGTTCAACACGAGGTCAAGCGCGTCGAGCAGAAACTCGTCCTCGACACCGTTCGGTAA
- the mfnA gene encoding tyrosine decarboxylase MfnA, with protein sequence MQRATPQDFSRVLSSMCTEPHPVARTAAERFLATNPGDPATYETVADIEREVVATLGELVDLSEPAGYVTSGGSEANIQALRIARNRADTSEPNVVAPASVHFSFRKAAGVLGLELRTAPLDDHRANTTAMAELIDDDTIAVVGVAGSTEYGRVDPIPTIAALADEAGALCHVDAAWGGFQLPFTDHEWNFADARVDTMTIDPHKLGRAVVPAGGLLARSDELLDALAVATPYLESRSQATLTGTRSGAGVAGARAALDALWPDGYREQAASIQANADWLAAELKARGYPVVDPELPLVAAEIPEETFEALRGIGWRISRTASDELRVVCMPHVTRETLASFLADLDEYDNT encoded by the coding sequence ATGCAGCGGGCCACCCCGCAGGATTTCTCCCGTGTCCTCTCCTCGATGTGTACGGAGCCACATCCCGTGGCGCGTACGGCCGCCGAACGCTTTCTGGCGACCAATCCCGGCGACCCCGCCACCTACGAGACGGTCGCCGACATCGAGCGCGAGGTCGTCGCAACCCTCGGCGAACTCGTCGACCTGTCGGAACCGGCAGGCTACGTCACCAGCGGCGGCAGCGAGGCGAACATCCAGGCGCTGCGCATCGCGCGCAACCGCGCCGACACGAGCGAACCGAACGTGGTCGCGCCCGCAAGCGTCCACTTCAGTTTCCGGAAGGCCGCCGGCGTGCTCGGTCTCGAACTCCGCACCGCGCCGCTCGACGATCACCGGGCCAATACGACGGCGATGGCCGAACTGATCGACGACGATACTATCGCCGTGGTCGGCGTCGCCGGCAGTACCGAATATGGGAGGGTGGACCCGATCCCGACGATCGCGGCGCTGGCCGACGAGGCGGGAGCGCTCTGTCACGTCGATGCGGCGTGGGGCGGCTTTCAACTGCCTTTCACCGACCACGAGTGGAACTTCGCCGACGCGCGGGTCGACACGATGACTATCGACCCGCACAAACTGGGGCGGGCAGTCGTGCCGGCTGGCGGGTTGCTCGCCCGATCCGACGAACTGCTCGACGCGCTCGCCGTCGCAACCCCGTATCTCGAATCGCGCTCGCAGGCGACGCTGACGGGCACACGCAGCGGGGCGGGCGTGGCCGGCGCTCGCGCGGCACTCGATGCCCTGTGGCCCGATGGCTATCGCGAACAGGCCGCCTCGATCCAGGCGAACGCCGACTGGCTCGCCGCCGAACTCAAAGCGCGTGGCTATCCCGTGGTCGACCCCGAACTGCCGTTGGTTGCCGCCGAAATTCCTGAAGAGACGTTCGAGGCACTCAGAGGGATTGGCTGGCGGATTTCACGCACGGCGAGCGACGAACTCCGCGTGGTCTGCATGCCCCACGTCACCCGCGAAACCCTCGCATCGTTCCTCGCCGATCTCGACGAGTACGATAACACTTAG